From one Bacteroidota bacterium genomic stretch:
- a CDS encoding GTP-binding protein, whose product MAKETFQRTKPHVNVGTIGHVDHGKTTLTAAITTVLAKAGGAEVRSFDSIDNAPE is encoded by the coding sequence ATGGCGAAAGAGACGTTTCAACGCACAAAGCCTCACGTGAACGTGGGGACGATCGGCCACGTAGACCACGGAAAGACGACGCTGACGGCGGCGATTACGACGGTCCTGGCCAAAGCCGGGGGCGCTGAAGTGCGCTCCTTTGATTCAATCGACAACGCACCGGAA